Proteins encoded together in one Bradyrhizobium sp. CB82 window:
- the mtaB gene encoding tRNA (N(6)-L-threonylcarbamoyladenosine(37)-C(2))-methylthiotransferase MtaB, with amino-acid sequence MGVEVLTFGCRLNAFEAEVIRREAESAGLSDTIVINSCAVTNEAVAQARQSIRKLRRERPEARIVVTGCAAQTQSAMFADMVEVDRVVGNDDKMRSEAWRAARSAFDVGAREKIAVSDIMTVKAMAPHLIDGFAAGLPRVFVQVQNGCDHRCTFCIIPFGRGNSRSVPMGAVVEQVRALVERGHAEIVLTGVDLTSYGADLPGAPKLGMLTKQILRHVPELKRLRISSIDSIEADSDLLDAIADDGRLMPHLHLSLQSGDDMILKRMKRRHSRRDAIAFCEQVRRLRPDIALGADIIAGFPTETEEMFARSHDLVEECGLTFLHVFPYSPRPGTPAARMPQVAGAVIKDRAKRLRAAGEAALRRRLQDEIGATRDVLIESDCQGRTEHYLPVAVAGASVGSVMSVRIAGENGVRLTT; translated from the coding sequence ATGGGCGTCGAGGTCCTGACCTTCGGCTGCCGCCTCAACGCCTTCGAGGCCGAGGTGATCCGCCGCGAGGCGGAGAGCGCAGGGCTTTCCGACACCATCGTCATCAATAGCTGCGCGGTCACCAACGAGGCGGTGGCGCAGGCGCGGCAGTCGATCCGCAAACTGAGGCGCGAGCGGCCGGAAGCGCGCATCGTCGTCACCGGCTGCGCCGCGCAGACGCAAAGCGCGATGTTTGCGGACATGGTCGAGGTCGACCGCGTCGTCGGCAATGACGACAAGATGCGCAGCGAAGCCTGGCGCGCGGCGCGCAGCGCATTCGACGTCGGTGCGCGCGAGAAGATCGCGGTCAGCGACATCATGACGGTGAAGGCGATGGCGCCGCATCTGATCGACGGCTTTGCCGCCGGCCTGCCGCGCGTGTTCGTGCAGGTTCAGAACGGCTGCGACCATCGCTGCACCTTCTGCATCATCCCGTTCGGTCGCGGCAATTCGCGCTCGGTGCCGATGGGGGCGGTGGTCGAGCAGGTCCGTGCACTGGTCGAACGAGGTCATGCCGAGATCGTGCTGACCGGCGTCGACCTCACGAGCTATGGCGCCGATCTGCCGGGCGCGCCAAAGCTCGGCATGCTGACGAAGCAGATCCTGCGGCATGTGCCGGAATTGAAGCGTCTGCGGATCTCCTCGATCGATTCGATCGAGGCAGACAGCGATCTGCTCGACGCCATCGCCGATGATGGGCGGCTGATGCCGCATCTGCATCTGTCGCTGCAATCCGGCGACGACATGATTTTGAAGCGGATGAAGCGACGGCATTCGCGGCGCGACGCGATTGCGTTCTGCGAGCAGGTCCGCCGCCTGCGGCCGGACATCGCACTGGGCGCCGATATCATCGCGGGCTTTCCGACCGAGACGGAAGAGATGTTTGCGCGCTCCCACGACCTCGTTGAGGAATGCGGTCTCACCTTCCTGCACGTCTTCCCCTATTCCCCACGCCCCGGCACCCCCGCCGCGCGGATGCCGCAGGTCGCGGGCGCGGTGATCAAGGATCGCGCGAAGCGGCTGCGTGCAGCGGGCGAAGCGGCGTTGCGGCGCAGGCTCCAGGACGAGATCGGCGCGACGCGCGACGTGTTGATCGAGAGCGACTGCCAGGGCCGCACGGAGCACTATCTGCCGGTGGCGGTTGCGGGTGCGTCGGTGGGGAGTGTGATGTCGGTCAGGATCGCCGGTGAGAATGGCGTGCGGCTCACCACATAG
- a CDS encoding DUF2336 domain-containing protein, producing the protein MPQIQPSIIAEVEGAIRAGSDEKRLETARRVTDLFLSSAGNFNDEQIALFDDVLERLIKTIELRSIADMGARVALAEISAQLAPIAQAPPSVIRRLAGNDEIRIAGPVLQESARLDEAELLNIAASKGEQHLLAVAGRWWLKEIVTDALLARRYPSVSRRLASNPGARFSASGFAVIVGQAERDPELTVSVGVRVDLPSDLRRQLLRSATDTVRTRLLSRAPPHLFEEIQNAIAAVTTGVDREMSGIRDFEGAKRAIAKLKNAGQLNEATLYGFAKQRRYEETVAALAALSESTYEVIRPLMQSLRDDGLLVPCRAALLSWETTSAVLESRYATGTMKPADLAKAKGHFARMTPENARRTLRFWQVRAS; encoded by the coding sequence ATGCCGCAGATTCAGCCATCGATCATCGCCGAAGTCGAGGGTGCGATTCGCGCCGGCTCCGACGAGAAGCGCCTGGAGACGGCGCGGCGCGTCACCGACCTGTTCCTGTCCTCCGCCGGCAACTTCAATGACGAGCAGATCGCACTGTTCGACGACGTGCTCGAGCGGCTGATCAAGACCATCGAGCTGCGCTCGATCGCCGACATGGGCGCGCGCGTCGCGCTTGCCGAGATCAGCGCGCAGCTTGCACCGATCGCACAAGCGCCGCCGTCCGTAATCCGCCGTCTTGCCGGAAATGACGAGATCAGGATCGCCGGCCCGGTGCTTCAGGAATCCGCGCGCCTCGACGAGGCCGAGCTGCTCAACATCGCGGCCAGCAAGGGCGAGCAGCATCTGCTCGCGGTCGCCGGCCGCTGGTGGCTGAAGGAAATTGTCACCGACGCGCTTCTGGCGCGCCGCTATCCGAGCGTCAGCCGGCGGCTCGCCTCCAATCCCGGCGCCCGGTTTTCGGCAAGTGGCTTTGCCGTCATCGTCGGACAGGCCGAACGGGACCCCGAACTGACCGTGAGCGTCGGCGTGCGCGTCGATCTGCCGTCGGACCTGCGCCGTCAATTGCTGCGCTCGGCGACCGACACGGTTCGCACGCGCCTGTTGTCACGCGCCCCGCCGCATCTGTTCGAGGAAATCCAGAACGCCATCGCAGCGGTCACCACCGGCGTCGACCGCGAGATGTCGGGTATCCGCGATTTTGAAGGCGCCAAGCGTGCCATCGCAAAGCTGAAGAACGCCGGTCAGCTCAACGAGGCGACACTCTACGGCTTTGCCAAACAGCGGCGCTATGAGGAGACCGTCGCAGCACTGGCGGCGCTATCCGAATCGACTTACGAGGTCATCCGGCCGCTGATGCAGAGCCTGCGCGATGACGGCCTGCTCGTACCCTGCCGCGCCGCCCTCCTGAGCTGGGAAACGACCAGCGCCGTGCTGGAGAGCCGCTACGCCACCGGCACGATGAAACCCGCCGACCTCGCCAAGGCCAAAGGCCATTTCGCCAGAATGACGCCGGAAAATGCGCGGCGCACGCTCAGGTTCTGGCAGGTGCGGGCGTCGTAG
- a CDS encoding RNA pseudouridine synthase, with translation MLDVPELTSDEIVARVLHRDGLMLVIDKPAGLPVHRGPKGGANLEASFDALRFGLPRPPVLAHRLDKDTSGCLVLGRHRKATASLGLLFKHGKIGKTYWAVVEGGPAEDEGTIDLALGRLNAERGWWQKPDPEGQKAITNWKVMGRGEGLTWLAMEPVTGRTHQLRVHCAARDWPIVGDNVYGNGPRFGEPRLHLHSREIVVPISRNKEPVRVVAPAPPHMQERLRVCGWNGE, from the coding sequence TTGCTCGATGTTCCCGAACTGACATCAGACGAAATTGTGGCGCGCGTGCTTCACCGCGACGGGTTGATGCTGGTGATCGACAAGCCGGCGGGCCTGCCCGTCCATCGCGGCCCCAAGGGCGGGGCGAACCTGGAAGCCTCGTTCGATGCGCTGCGCTTCGGCCTGCCACGGCCGCCGGTGCTGGCCCACCGGCTGGACAAGGACACCTCCGGCTGCCTCGTGCTTGGGCGTCACCGTAAGGCGACCGCCTCGCTCGGCCTGCTGTTCAAGCACGGCAAGATCGGCAAGACCTACTGGGCCGTGGTCGAAGGCGGCCCTGCCGAGGACGAAGGCACCATCGACTTAGCCCTCGGCCGCCTCAATGCCGAGCGCGGCTGGTGGCAGAAGCCGGACCCGGAAGGCCAGAAGGCGATCACCAACTGGAAGGTGATGGGCCGCGGCGAGGGCCTGACCTGGCTCGCCATGGAACCGGTCACCGGCCGCACCCATCAATTGCGGGTGCACTGCGCGGCCCGGGACTGGCCGATCGTCGGCGACAACGTCTATGGCAACGGCCCGCGCTTCGGCGAGCCGCGGCTGCACCTGCACTCGCGCGAGATCGTGGTGCCGATCTCACGCAACAAGGAGCCCGTGCGCGTGGTCGCACCGGCACCGCCGCACATGCAGGAGCGGCTCAGGGTCTGCGGCTGGAACGGGGAATAG
- the ftsY gene encoding signal recognition particle-docking protein FtsY, translating into MNDTTDTPKLSWWRRLSNGLKRTSSSLGSAVADLVTKRKLDRAMLDDIEDVLLRADLGTEVSVRIADAVGAGRYDKAISADEVKDVVATEVEKVLSPVAKSLEIDTAKKPFVILVVGVNGSGKTTTIGKLSAKFASEGRKVMLAAGDTFRAAAIEQLKVWGERTKTPVIAGAQGSDSASLAFNALTAAKDQAIDVLLVDTAGRLQNKSELMNELEKVVRVIRKVDASAPHAVLLVLDATVGQNALSQVEAFHRTAGVTGLVMTKLDGTARGGILVALAEKFKLPVHFIGVGEGVDDLAPFTARDFARAIAGIES; encoded by the coding sequence ATGAACGATACCACCGACACCCCCAAACTGAGCTGGTGGCGACGCCTGTCCAACGGGCTGAAGCGCACGTCGTCCTCGCTCGGGAGCGCGGTCGCCGACCTCGTGACCAAGCGCAAGCTCGACCGCGCCATGCTCGACGACATCGAGGATGTGCTGCTGCGCGCCGATCTCGGCACCGAGGTTTCGGTGCGCATCGCGGATGCGGTCGGCGCGGGACGCTACGACAAGGCGATCTCGGCAGACGAGGTGAAGGACGTCGTTGCCACCGAGGTCGAGAAGGTCCTGTCGCCGGTCGCCAAGTCACTCGAGATCGACACGGCGAAAAAGCCCTTCGTCATCCTGGTGGTCGGCGTCAACGGCTCGGGCAAGACCACGACCATCGGCAAGCTGTCGGCGAAATTCGCCTCCGAAGGCCGCAAGGTGATGCTGGCCGCCGGCGACACGTTTCGCGCAGCAGCCATCGAGCAACTCAAGGTTTGGGGCGAGCGGACGAAGACGCCGGTCATTGCCGGTGCGCAAGGCTCGGATTCGGCGAGCCTCGCCTTCAACGCGCTGACGGCGGCGAAGGACCAGGCGATCGACGTGCTGCTGGTCGATACGGCGGGTCGCTTGCAGAACAAGTCCGAGCTGATGAACGAGCTCGAAAAGGTCGTGCGCGTGATCCGCAAGGTCGATGCCTCGGCGCCGCATGCGGTGCTCCTGGTGCTGGACGCCACTGTCGGGCAGAACGCGCTGTCGCAGGTCGAGGCGTTCCACCGCACCGCAGGCGTCACCGGCCTCGTGATGACGAAGCTCGACGGCACCGCGCGCGGCGGCATTCTGGTGGCGCTCGCCGAGAAGTTCAAACTGCCGGTGCATTTCATCGGCGTCGGCGAAGGCGTCGACGATCTCGCGCCGTTCACCGCGCGCGACTTCGCCCGCGCGATCGCCGGAATTGAGAGTTGA
- a CDS encoding septation protein A → MDKTQPHPLFKLATELGPLLVFFFVNSRFNLFAATGAFMVAIVAAMIASYVVTRHVPIMALVTGVIVLVFGTLTLVLHDETFIKVKPTIIYGLFAAVLGGGLLFGRSFIAIMFDQMFNLTPQGWRILTFRWALFFAGMAVLNEIIWRTQSTDFWVNFKVFGVTPLTMIFAIAQMPLTKRYHIAPVSLEASEAEAGDVSKG, encoded by the coding sequence ATGGACAAGACCCAGCCGCATCCGCTGTTCAAGCTGGCAACCGAGCTCGGCCCGCTGCTCGTGTTTTTCTTCGTGAATTCGAGGTTCAACCTGTTCGCCGCGACCGGCGCCTTCATGGTCGCGATCGTGGCGGCGATGATCGCCTCCTATGTGGTGACGCGCCACGTGCCGATCATGGCGCTGGTTACCGGCGTGATCGTGCTGGTGTTCGGCACGCTGACGCTGGTGCTGCACGACGAGACCTTCATCAAGGTCAAGCCGACCATCATCTACGGCCTGTTCGCAGCCGTGCTCGGCGGCGGGCTGTTGTTCGGCCGCTCCTTCATCGCCATCATGTTCGATCAGATGTTCAACCTGACGCCGCAGGGCTGGCGCATCCTCACCTTCCGCTGGGCGCTTTTCTTCGCCGGCATGGCGGTGCTCAACGAAATCATCTGGCGCACCCAGAGCACGGATTTCTGGGTCAACTTCAAGGTGTTTGGCGTGACGCCGCTGACGATGATCTTTGCCATCGCGCAGATGCCGCTGACGAAGCGCTATCACATTGCGCCGGTCTCGCTGGAAGCGAGCGAGGCCGAAGCAGGCGATGTGAGCAAGGGGTAA
- a CDS encoding DsbE family thiol:disulfide interchange protein → MSEHSTSATPSRGTFLVVLPLIAFIGLALLFWVRLGSGDPSRIPSALIGRPAPQTSLPQLDGLQNNGAQVPGLDPAAFKGKVSLVNVWASWCVPCHDEAPLLTELAKDKRFQLIGINYKDASDNARRFLGRYGNPFGLVGADTNGRASIEWGVYGVPETFVVGREGKIVYKLVGPITPENLQTVLLPQLEKALKAGS, encoded by the coding sequence ATGAGCGAGCACTCGACCTCCGCCACGCCGTCGCGCGGCACCTTCCTGGTGGTGCTGCCGCTGATCGCCTTCATCGGCCTTGCGCTGCTGTTCTGGGTCCGGCTCGGCAGCGGCGATCCCTCGCGCATTCCCTCGGCGCTGATCGGACGCCCTGCGCCGCAGACCTCGCTGCCGCAGCTCGATGGCCTGCAAAACAACGGCGCACAGGTGCCGGGGCTCGACCCGGCCGCGTTCAAGGGCAAGGTCAGCCTTGTCAATGTCTGGGCGTCCTGGTGCGTGCCCTGTCACGACGAGGCGCCGCTCTTGACCGAGCTTGCCAAGGACAAGCGCTTCCAGCTGATCGGGATCAACTACAAGGACGCGTCCGACAATGCGCGCCGTTTCCTCGGCCGCTACGGCAATCCGTTCGGCCTCGTCGGCGCTGATACCAACGGCCGCGCCTCGATCGAATGGGGCGTCTATGGCGTGCCGGAGACCTTCGTCGTCGGACGCGAGGGCAAGATCGTCTACAAGCTGGTCGGCCCGATCACGCCGGAGAATTTGCAGACCGTGCTGCTGCCGCAGCTCGAGAAGGCGTTGAAGGCGGGGTCTTAG
- the ccmD gene encoding heme exporter protein CcmD, whose translation MSLGPYASFIVTSYLAAAIVVAILIGWIMIDYRNQTGRLRELDKSGVTRRSGRSATELP comes from the coding sequence ATGTCGCTCGGCCCTTACGCATCCTTCATCGTGACGTCCTATCTTGCCGCAGCCATCGTGGTGGCGATCCTGATCGGCTGGATCATGATCGACTATCGCAACCAGACTGGGCGCCTGCGTGAGCTGGACAAGAGCGGCGTCACCCGCCGTTCGGGCCGCAGCGCAACGGAGCTGCCATGA
- a CDS encoding heme ABC transporter permease, with amino-acid sequence MTLTDLANPSRFLALTARVLPCLAGATAILLALGLYQSALAPDDYQQGATVKIMFIHVPNAWLSMFVWGVMSVASLGTLVWRHPLADVAAKAAAPIGAAFTFLALLTGSLWGRPMWGTYWEWDARLTSVLILFLMYLGLMALWRAVEDPSRAARAAAVLTLVGAINLPIIKFSVDWWNTLHQPASVMRMGGSTLDKSFLIPLLVMAIAFTLLFVTLHLAAMRNEILRRRVRSLQMMQASRIAFSSEVGAGSREESASKEAGAA; translated from the coding sequence ATGACGCTGACCGACCTCGCCAATCCATCGCGGTTCCTTGCGCTGACGGCGCGCGTGCTGCCGTGCCTTGCGGGGGCGACCGCGATCCTGCTCGCCCTTGGCCTCTATCAATCGGCGCTTGCGCCCGACGACTACCAGCAGGGCGCCACCGTGAAGATCATGTTCATCCACGTGCCCAACGCGTGGCTGTCGATGTTCGTCTGGGGCGTGATGAGCGTGGCCTCGCTCGGCACGCTGGTGTGGCGGCATCCGCTCGCCGACGTCGCCGCGAAAGCGGCTGCTCCCATCGGCGCCGCCTTCACTTTCCTCGCGCTGCTCACCGGCTCGCTGTGGGGCCGGCCGATGTGGGGCACCTATTGGGAATGGGACGCCCGGCTGACCTCCGTGCTGATCCTGTTCCTGATGTATCTCGGCCTGATGGCGCTATGGCGCGCGGTCGAGGATCCCTCGCGCGCGGCACGCGCTGCTGCGGTGCTGACGCTGGTCGGCGCGATCAATCTGCCGATCATCAAATTCTCGGTCGACTGGTGGAACACGCTGCATCAGCCGGCCTCTGTGATGCGCATGGGCGGCTCGACGCTCGACAAGTCGTTTCTGATTCCGCTTCTCGTGATGGCGATCGCCTTCACACTGCTGTTCGTTACGCTGCACCTGGCGGCGATGCGTAACGAGATCCTGCGCCGCCGTGTCCGTTCCCTGCAAATGATGCAGGCAAGCCGTATCGCGTTTTCGAGCGAGGTTGGCGCCGGTTCGCGTGAAGAAAGCGCGTCAAAAGAAGCTGGGGCTGCATAA
- the ccmB gene encoding heme exporter protein CcmB: MTALSALIHRDVRIALRVGGGALIGVLFFLTVVVLMPFAVGPDLALLSRLGPAILWLGALLASLLTLDRLFMADHEDGSLDLITMSRTPLELACAAKALAHWLAAGLPLIVATPILGLLLNLDMVATGAVALTLLAGTPALTFTGMIGAALAVTLHRGGLLMAVLVLPLSIPVLIFGVAASQAVIVGPMSFGAPFSILCALSLVSLVIGPFAAAASLRHGLD, from the coding sequence ATGACCGCCCTCTCCGCCCTTATTCATCGCGACGTCCGGATTGCCCTGCGGGTGGGCGGCGGGGCGCTCATTGGGGTGCTGTTTTTCCTGACCGTGGTGGTGCTGATGCCGTTCGCGGTGGGGCCGGATCTGGCGCTGTTGTCGCGGCTGGGGCCGGCGATCCTGTGGCTGGGGGCGCTGCTGGCGAGCCTGCTCACCCTCGACCGGCTGTTCATGGCCGACCATGAGGACGGCTCGCTCGACCTGATCACGATGAGCCGGACGCCGCTGGAACTCGCCTGTGCGGCGAAGGCGCTGGCGCATTGGCTGGCCGCGGGCCTGCCGCTGATCGTCGCAACTCCCATTCTCGGCCTCCTGCTCAATCTCGACATGGTCGCGACCGGGGCGGTGGCCCTGACGCTGCTGGCGGGAACGCCGGCCCTGACCTTCACCGGCATGATTGGCGCGGCGCTGGCAGTAACGCTGCATCGCGGCGGGCTGTTGATGGCGGTACTGGTGCTGCCGCTGTCGATCCCGGTGCTGATTTTCGGCGTCGCGGCCTCGCAGGCCGTGATCGTCGGACCAATGTCATTCGGTGCCCCGTTCTCGATCCTGTGTGCGCTGTCGCTCGTCAGCCTGGTGATCGGCCCCTTCGCGGCCGCCGCAAGCCTCAGGCACGGACTGGACTGA
- the ccmA gene encoding heme ABC exporter ATP-binding protein CcmA, with amino-acid sequence MQLSGRGIRCVRGGREVFAGLDFAAASGEALAVLGRNGSGKTSLLRLIAGLLVPAGGTIELSGGDAELSLAEQCHYLGHRDALKPALSVAENLAFWADFLGGERFDGATSLATVGLDHATRLPAAFLSAGQRRRLSLARLLTIRRPVWLLDEPTTALDAAGQDMFCGLMREHLAHGGMIIAATHMSLGIESRELRIGGAA; translated from the coding sequence ATGCAGCTCTCAGGGCGTGGCATCAGATGCGTGCGGGGCGGCCGCGAGGTGTTTGCCGGCCTCGATTTTGCGGCCGCCTCCGGCGAGGCGCTGGCGGTCCTGGGGCGCAACGGCTCCGGCAAGACCTCGCTGCTGCGACTGATCGCGGGGCTCCTGGTCCCAGCCGGGGGCACCATCGAGCTTTCCGGCGGTGACGCCGAGCTGAGCTTGGCTGAACAATGCCACTATCTCGGCCATCGCGACGCGCTGAAGCCGGCGTTGAGCGTTGCCGAAAACCTCGCATTCTGGGCTGATTTCCTGGGTGGCGAACGCTTCGACGGCGCGACGAGCCTTGCGACCGTCGGCCTTGACCACGCCACCCGTCTGCCGGCCGCGTTCCTCTCCGCCGGCCAGCGCCGCCGCCTGTCGCTCGCCCGCCTGCTGACGATCCGCCGCCCGGTCTGGCTGCTGGACGAGCCGACCACCGCGCTCGACGCCGCCGGTCAGGACATGTTTTGCGGCCTGATGCGGGAACACCTGGCGCACGGCGGAATGATCATCGCCGCCACCCACATGTCGCTGGGGATCGAATCGCGGGAGCTGCGGATCGGGGGGGCGGCGTGA
- the acnA gene encoding aconitate hydratase AcnA produces MTSLDSFKCKKTLKVGAKTYVYYSLPAAEKNGLKGISKLPYSMKVLLENLLRNEDGRSVKKEDIVAVSKWLRKKSLEHEIAFRPARVLMQDFTGVPAVVDLAAMRNAMQKLGGDAEKINPLVPVDLVIDHSVIVNFFGDNKAFAKNVTEEYKQNQERYEFLKWGQKAFSNFSVVPPGTGICHQVNLEYLAQTVWTKKEKMTVGKKTGTFEVAYPDSLVGTDSHTTMVNGLAVLGWGVGGIEAEACMLGQPLSMLLPNVVGFKLKGQLKEGVTATDLVLTVTQMLRKLGVVGKFVEFFGPGLDNLSVADKATIGNMAPEYGATCGFFPVDAAAIDYLKTSGRASARVALVQTYAKAQGLFRTAKSPDPVFTETLTLDLGDVVPSMAGPKRPEGRIALPSVSEGFSLAMANEYKKGDDAEKRYAVEGKNFELGHGDVVIAAITSCTNTSNPSVLIGAGLLARNAAKKGLKAKPWVKTSLAPGSQVVAEYLANSGLQSDLDKVGFNLVGFGCTTCIGNSGPLPEEISKSINDNGIVAAAVLSGNRNFEGRVSPDVQANYLASPPLVVAHALAGSVTKNLATEPLGEGKDGKPVYLKDIWPTTKEINAFMKKFVTASIFKKKYADVFKGDTNWRKIKTVESETYRWNMSSTYVQNPPYFEGMKKEPEPVTDIVEARILAMFGDKITTDHISPAGSIKLTSPAGKYLSEHQVRPADFNQYGTRRGNHEVMMRGTFANIRIKNFMLKGADGNIPEGGLTKHWPDGEQMSIYDAAMKYQQESVPLVVFAGAEYGNGSSRDWAAKGTRLLGVRAVICQSFERIHRSNLVGMGVLPLTFEEGASWQSLGLKGDEKVTLRGLVGDLKPRQKLTAEIVSADGSLQRVSLLCRIDTLDELDYYRNGGILHYVLRKLAA; encoded by the coding sequence ATGACCTCGCTCGACAGCTTCAAATGCAAAAAGACCCTCAAGGTCGGCGCCAAGACCTATGTCTATTACAGCCTGCCGGCCGCGGAGAAGAATGGTCTGAAGGGGATTTCAAAGCTCCCTTATTCGATGAAGGTCCTGCTCGAGAACCTGCTGCGCAACGAGGACGGCCGTTCGGTCAAGAAAGAGGACATCGTCGCGGTGTCCAAATGGTTGCGCAAGAAATCGCTGGAGCATGAGATCGCGTTCCGCCCGGCGCGCGTCCTGATGCAGGATTTCACCGGCGTGCCGGCCGTGGTCGACCTCGCCGCGATGCGCAATGCGATGCAGAAGCTCGGCGGCGACGCCGAGAAGATCAATCCGCTGGTGCCCGTCGATCTCGTCATCGACCATTCCGTGATCGTTAACTTCTTCGGCGACAACAAGGCTTTCGCCAAGAACGTCACCGAGGAATACAAGCAGAACCAGGAGCGCTACGAGTTCCTGAAGTGGGGCCAGAAGGCGTTCTCGAACTTCTCCGTCGTGCCGCCCGGCACCGGCATCTGCCACCAGGTCAATCTCGAATATCTGGCCCAGACCGTCTGGACCAAGAAGGAGAAGATGACGGTCGGCAAGAAGACCGGCACCTTCGAGGTCGCCTATCCCGATTCGCTGGTCGGTACCGACTCCCACACCACCATGGTCAACGGCCTCGCCGTGCTCGGCTGGGGCGTCGGCGGCATCGAGGCGGAGGCCTGCATGCTCGGCCAGCCGCTGTCGATGCTGCTGCCGAACGTCGTCGGCTTCAAGCTCAAGGGGCAGCTCAAGGAAGGCGTCACCGCGACCGACCTCGTTCTCACCGTGACGCAGATGCTGCGCAAGCTCGGTGTCGTCGGCAAGTTCGTCGAGTTCTTCGGCCCCGGTCTCGATAATCTCTCGGTCGCCGACAAGGCCACGATCGGCAACATGGCGCCCGAATACGGTGCGACCTGCGGCTTCTTCCCGGTCGATGCCGCCGCGATTGATTACCTCAAGACCTCCGGCCGCGCCTCGGCGCGCGTCGCGCTGGTGCAGACCTATGCCAAGGCGCAGGGTCTGTTCCGCACCGCCAAGTCGCCGGACCCGGTGTTCACTGAGACGCTCACGCTCGACCTCGGAGACGTCGTGCCGTCGATGGCAGGTCCGAAGCGTCCCGAAGGCCGCATCGCGCTGCCCTCCGTGTCGGAAGGTTTCTCGCTGGCAATGGCCAACGAGTACAAGAAGGGCGATGACGCCGAGAAGCGCTACGCGGTCGAGGGCAAGAACTTCGAGCTCGGCCATGGCGACGTCGTGATCGCGGCGATCACCTCCTGCACCAACACCTCCAATCCGAGCGTGCTGATCGGCGCCGGCCTGCTGGCGCGCAATGCGGCCAAGAAAGGCCTGAAGGCGAAGCCCTGGGTGAAGACCTCGCTCGCGCCGGGCAGCCAGGTCGTCGCCGAATATCTCGCCAATTCGGGCCTGCAGTCCGATCTCGACAAGGTCGGCTTCAACCTGGTCGGTTTCGGCTGCACCACCTGCATCGGCAATTCCGGTCCGCTGCCGGAGGAAATCTCGAAGTCGATCAACGACAACGGCATCGTCGCGGCCGCCGTGCTCTCCGGCAATCGCAATTTCGAAGGCCGCGTCTCGCCGGACGTGCAGGCGAACTATCTGGCCTCGCCGCCGCTCGTCGTCGCCCACGCGCTCGCGGGCAGCGTGACCAAGAACCTCGCCACCGAGCCACTCGGCGAGGGCAAGGACGGCAAGCCGGTGTACCTGAAGGACATCTGGCCGACGACCAAGGAGATCAACGCCTTCATGAAGAAATTCGTGACCGCATCGATCTTCAAGAAGAAGTATGCCGACGTGTTCAAGGGCGACACCAACTGGCGCAAGATCAAGACGGTCGAGAGCGAGACCTATCGCTGGAACATGAGCTCGACCTATGTGCAGAACCCGCCCTACTTCGAAGGCATGAAGAAGGAGCCGGAGCCGGTCACCGATATCGTCGAGGCGCGCATCCTCGCGATGTTCGGCGACAAGATCACCACCGACCACATCTCGCCTGCAGGCTCGATCAAGCTCACCTCGCCGGCCGGCAAGTATCTCAGCGAGCATCAGGTGCGTCCGGCCGACTTCAACCAATACGGCACGCGGCGCGGCAACCATGAGGTGATGATGCGCGGCACGTTTGCCAACATCCGCATCAAGAACTTCATGCTGAAAGGCGCTGACGGAAATATTCCGGAAGGCGGCCTGACAAAGCACTGGCCTGATGGCGAGCAGATGTCGATCTACGACGCGGCGATGAAGTATCAGCAGGAGAGCGTGCCGCTGGTGGTGTTTGCCGGCGCCGAATACGGCAACGGTTCGTCGCGCGACTGGGCCGCGAAGGGCACGCGTCTGCTCGGTGTCCGTGCCGTGATCTGCCAGAGCTTCGAACGCATCCATCGCTCCAACCTGGTCGGCATGGGCGTGCTGCCGCTGACCTTCGAGGAGGGCGCCTCCTGGCAGTCGCTTGGTCTGAAGGGCGATGAGAAGGTTACGCTGCGCGGCCTCGTCGGCGACCTCAAGCCGCGCCAGAAGCTGACCGCCGAGATCGTCTCGGCCGACGGCTCCCTGCAGCGCGTTTCGCTGCTCTGCCGCATCGATACGCTGGAC